Proteins from a genomic interval of Cucumis melo cultivar AY chromosome 7, USDA_Cmelo_AY_1.0, whole genome shotgun sequence:
- the LOC103501832 gene encoding probable leucine-rich repeat receptor-like serine/threonine-protein kinase At3g14840 isoform X1, whose amino-acid sequence MISLGTILVAKYLEGFTKLKELYHFSLSCIMNLEANHLSGRLPSTLGYLVNLEIFVINDNNFEGQIPSSIKNWLNVTSIRVQGSGLSGPLPSEIGLLTKLTKLIISDLNGASSPFPPLANLYNMEYLILRSCNIMDVLPSYLDVMGNLTILDLNFNKISGQIPSYFYSLARVENIFLNGNLLNGSVPEWMLETGNNIDLSYNKFEALLSNGCQSRLTIPIFKLCNRQEFVSFWFLQYHKPCSNYSYSLHINCGGKEVTISGTTFEGDVDPGEPSVFLSSKTNWGFSNTGLFLYDTGVSVDYIELNHSLNFPTPYSELYESARVSPISLTYYAYCLGNGNYRISLHFSEIVLTNDTKLGGHGRRVFNIYIQVTLQGKLVVKDFNIVDAAGGILKPVIKRIPVAVTSNTVEIRFYWAGKGTFLTIENNTGYGPLISAISIEPGDGFGPLALPSFYIRLLLECSLKA is encoded by the exons A TGATCTCTCTTGGAACTATCTTAGTGGCGAAATACCTCGAGGGCTTCACCAAACTTAAAGAACTGTATCATTTCTCACTATCTTGCATTAT GAACTTAGAAGCCAATCATCTATCAGGGAGGTTACCTTCAACACTTGGATATCTGGTCAACCTAGAAATATT CGTAATCAATGACAATAACTTTGAAGGGCAAATACCGAGTTCTATTAAGAATTGGCTAAATGTTACGAGCAT AAGGGTTCAGGGAAGTGGGTTGAGCGGGCCACTTCCTTCTGAAATCGGACTTTTGACCAAATTAACTAAGCT AATAATCAGTGACTTGAATGGAGCTTCATCACCCTTTCCACCTCTTGCGAATTTGTACAATATGGAATATCT AATATTAAGAAGTTGCAATATCATGGATGTGCTGCCCAGCTACTTAGATGTGATGGGAAACCTTACAATTTT AGACCTCAACTTTAACAAAATAAGTGGGCAGATTCCTTCATACTTTTATTCGCTTGCAAGAGTAGAGAACAT ATTTTTAAACGGAAACTTGCTAAATGGTTCAGTGCCTGAATGGATGCTGGAAACAGGGAACAACAT TGATCTCTCTTACAATAAATTTGAAGCACTATTATCTAATGGCTGTCAATCACGACTTAC AATACCTATTTTCAAGCTCTGCAACAGACAAGAATTCGTAAGTTTTTGGTTTCTTCAGT ACCACAAACCTTGTTCTAACT ACTCGTATAGTCTCCATATAAATTGTGGTGGGAAAGAAGTAACCATCAGTGGTACTACGTTCGAAGGAGATGTAGATCCAGGCGAGCCATCGGTGTTTTTGTCAAGTAAAACAAATTGGGGATTCAGCAATACTGGTCTATTTTTGTATGATACTGGCGTTTCGGTTGACTATATTGAATTGAATCATTCACTGAATTTTCCTACACCATATTCCGAACTATATGAAAGCGCTCGAGTTTCTCCAATATCCCTTACATATTATGCATATTGTTTGGGGAATGGGAACTACAGAATCAGCCTTCATTTTTCGGAAATTGTATTAACAAATGATACAAAATTGGGTGGCCATGGAAGACGtgtttttaatatttacatCCAG GTAACATTGCAGGGGAAGCTAGTGGTGAAGGATTTTAATATTGTAGATGCTGCAGGTGGTATCCTCAAACCTGTCATCAAAAGGATTCCTGTTGCTGTTACTAGTAACACCGTAGAGATTCGATTTTATTGGGCCGGAAAGGGGACATTTCTCACCATTGAGAATAATACAGGGTATGGCCCTCTGATATCAGCCATTTCGATTGAACCTG GTGATGGTTTTGGCCCATTGGCCTTACCTAGTTTCTATATAAGATTATTGCTAGAGTGCTCTTTGAAAGCTTGA
- the LOC103501832 gene encoding probable leucine-rich repeat receptor-like serine/threonine-protein kinase At3g14840 isoform X5 — translation MISLGTILVAKYLEGFTKLKELYHFSLSCIMNLEANHLSGRLPSTLGYLVNLEIFVINDNNFEGQIPSSIKNWLNVTSIRVQGSGLSGPLPSEIGLLTKLTKLIISDLNGASSPFPPLANLYNMEYLILRSCNIMDVLPSYLDVMGNLTILFLNGNLLNGSVPEWMLETGNNIDLSYNKFEALLSNGCQSRLTIPIFKLCNRQEFVSFWFLQYHKPCSNYSYSLHINCGGKEVTISGTTFEGDVDPGEPSVFLSSKTNWGFSNTGLFLYDTGVSVDYIELNHSLNFPTPYSELYESARVSPISLTYYAYCLGNGNYRISLHFSEIVLTNDTKLGGHGRRVFNIYIQVTLQGKLVVKDFNIVDAAGGILKPVIKRIPVAVTSNTVEIRFYWAGKGTFLTIENNTGYGPLISAISIEPGDGFGPLALPSFYIRLLLECSLKA, via the exons A TGATCTCTCTTGGAACTATCTTAGTGGCGAAATACCTCGAGGGCTTCACCAAACTTAAAGAACTGTATCATTTCTCACTATCTTGCATTAT GAACTTAGAAGCCAATCATCTATCAGGGAGGTTACCTTCAACACTTGGATATCTGGTCAACCTAGAAATATT CGTAATCAATGACAATAACTTTGAAGGGCAAATACCGAGTTCTATTAAGAATTGGCTAAATGTTACGAGCAT AAGGGTTCAGGGAAGTGGGTTGAGCGGGCCACTTCCTTCTGAAATCGGACTTTTGACCAAATTAACTAAGCT AATAATCAGTGACTTGAATGGAGCTTCATCACCCTTTCCACCTCTTGCGAATTTGTACAATATGGAATATCT AATATTAAGAAGTTGCAATATCATGGATGTGCTGCCCAGCTACTTAGATGTGATGGGAAACCTTACAATTTT ATTTTTAAACGGAAACTTGCTAAATGGTTCAGTGCCTGAATGGATGCTGGAAACAGGGAACAACAT TGATCTCTCTTACAATAAATTTGAAGCACTATTATCTAATGGCTGTCAATCACGACTTAC AATACCTATTTTCAAGCTCTGCAACAGACAAGAATTCGTAAGTTTTTGGTTTCTTCAGT ACCACAAACCTTGTTCTAACT ACTCGTATAGTCTCCATATAAATTGTGGTGGGAAAGAAGTAACCATCAGTGGTACTACGTTCGAAGGAGATGTAGATCCAGGCGAGCCATCGGTGTTTTTGTCAAGTAAAACAAATTGGGGATTCAGCAATACTGGTCTATTTTTGTATGATACTGGCGTTTCGGTTGACTATATTGAATTGAATCATTCACTGAATTTTCCTACACCATATTCCGAACTATATGAAAGCGCTCGAGTTTCTCCAATATCCCTTACATATTATGCATATTGTTTGGGGAATGGGAACTACAGAATCAGCCTTCATTTTTCGGAAATTGTATTAACAAATGATACAAAATTGGGTGGCCATGGAAGACGtgtttttaatatttacatCCAG GTAACATTGCAGGGGAAGCTAGTGGTGAAGGATTTTAATATTGTAGATGCTGCAGGTGGTATCCTCAAACCTGTCATCAAAAGGATTCCTGTTGCTGTTACTAGTAACACCGTAGAGATTCGATTTTATTGGGCCGGAAAGGGGACATTTCTCACCATTGAGAATAATACAGGGTATGGCCCTCTGATATCAGCCATTTCGATTGAACCTG GTGATGGTTTTGGCCCATTGGCCTTACCTAGTTTCTATATAAGATTATTGCTAGAGTGCTCTTTGAAAGCTTGA
- the LOC103501832 gene encoding probable leucine-rich repeat receptor-like serine/threonine-protein kinase At3g14840 isoform X2: MISLGTILVAKYLEGFTKLKELYHFSLSCIMNLEANHLSGRLPSTLGYLVNLEIFVINDNNFEGQIPSSIKNWLNVTSIRVQGSGLSGPLPSEIGLLTKLTKLIISDLNGASSPFPPLANLYNMEYLILRSCNIMDVLPSYLDVMGNLTILDLNFNKISGQIPSYFYSLARVENIFLNGNLLNGSVPEWMLETGNNIDLSYNKFEALLSNGCQSRLTIPIFKLCNRQEFVSFWFLQYHKPCSNYSYSLHINCGGKEVTISGTTFEGDVDPGEPSVFLSSKTNWGFSNTGLFLYDTGVSVDYIELNHSLNFPTPYSELYESARVSPISLTYYAYCLGNGNYRISLHFSEIVLTNDTKLGGHGRRVFNIYIQGKLVVKDFNIVDAAGGILKPVIKRIPVAVTSNTVEIRFYWAGKGTFLTIENNTGYGPLISAISIEPGDGFGPLALPSFYIRLLLECSLKA; encoded by the exons A TGATCTCTCTTGGAACTATCTTAGTGGCGAAATACCTCGAGGGCTTCACCAAACTTAAAGAACTGTATCATTTCTCACTATCTTGCATTAT GAACTTAGAAGCCAATCATCTATCAGGGAGGTTACCTTCAACACTTGGATATCTGGTCAACCTAGAAATATT CGTAATCAATGACAATAACTTTGAAGGGCAAATACCGAGTTCTATTAAGAATTGGCTAAATGTTACGAGCAT AAGGGTTCAGGGAAGTGGGTTGAGCGGGCCACTTCCTTCTGAAATCGGACTTTTGACCAAATTAACTAAGCT AATAATCAGTGACTTGAATGGAGCTTCATCACCCTTTCCACCTCTTGCGAATTTGTACAATATGGAATATCT AATATTAAGAAGTTGCAATATCATGGATGTGCTGCCCAGCTACTTAGATGTGATGGGAAACCTTACAATTTT AGACCTCAACTTTAACAAAATAAGTGGGCAGATTCCTTCATACTTTTATTCGCTTGCAAGAGTAGAGAACAT ATTTTTAAACGGAAACTTGCTAAATGGTTCAGTGCCTGAATGGATGCTGGAAACAGGGAACAACAT TGATCTCTCTTACAATAAATTTGAAGCACTATTATCTAATGGCTGTCAATCACGACTTAC AATACCTATTTTCAAGCTCTGCAACAGACAAGAATTCGTAAGTTTTTGGTTTCTTCAGT ACCACAAACCTTGTTCTAACT ACTCGTATAGTCTCCATATAAATTGTGGTGGGAAAGAAGTAACCATCAGTGGTACTACGTTCGAAGGAGATGTAGATCCAGGCGAGCCATCGGTGTTTTTGTCAAGTAAAACAAATTGGGGATTCAGCAATACTGGTCTATTTTTGTATGATACTGGCGTTTCGGTTGACTATATTGAATTGAATCATTCACTGAATTTTCCTACACCATATTCCGAACTATATGAAAGCGCTCGAGTTTCTCCAATATCCCTTACATATTATGCATATTGTTTGGGGAATGGGAACTACAGAATCAGCCTTCATTTTTCGGAAATTGTATTAACAAATGATACAAAATTGGGTGGCCATGGAAGACGtgtttttaatatttacatCCAG GGGAAGCTAGTGGTGAAGGATTTTAATATTGTAGATGCTGCAGGTGGTATCCTCAAACCTGTCATCAAAAGGATTCCTGTTGCTGTTACTAGTAACACCGTAGAGATTCGATTTTATTGGGCCGGAAAGGGGACATTTCTCACCATTGAGAATAATACAGGGTATGGCCCTCTGATATCAGCCATTTCGATTGAACCTG GTGATGGTTTTGGCCCATTGGCCTTACCTAGTTTCTATATAAGATTATTGCTAGAGTGCTCTTTGAAAGCTTGA
- the LOC103501832 gene encoding probable leucine-rich repeat receptor-like serine/threonine-protein kinase At3g14840 isoform X3 codes for MISLGTILVAKYLEGFTKLKELYHFSLSCIMNLEANHLSGRLPSTLGYLVNLEIFVINDNNFEGQIPSSIKNWLNVTSIRVQGSGLSGPLPSEIGLLTKLTKLIISDLNGASSPFPPLANLYNMEYLILRSCNIMDVLPSYLDVMGNLTILDLNFNKISGQIPSYFYSLARVENIFLNGNLLNGSVPEWMLETGNNIDLSYNKFEALLSNGCQSRLTNLVSCLADHKPCSNYSYSLHINCGGKEVTISGTTFEGDVDPGEPSVFLSSKTNWGFSNTGLFLYDTGVSVDYIELNHSLNFPTPYSELYESARVSPISLTYYAYCLGNGNYRISLHFSEIVLTNDTKLGGHGRRVFNIYIQVTLQGKLVVKDFNIVDAAGGILKPVIKRIPVAVTSNTVEIRFYWAGKGTFLTIENNTGYGPLISAISIEPGDGFGPLALPSFYIRLLLECSLKA; via the exons A TGATCTCTCTTGGAACTATCTTAGTGGCGAAATACCTCGAGGGCTTCACCAAACTTAAAGAACTGTATCATTTCTCACTATCTTGCATTAT GAACTTAGAAGCCAATCATCTATCAGGGAGGTTACCTTCAACACTTGGATATCTGGTCAACCTAGAAATATT CGTAATCAATGACAATAACTTTGAAGGGCAAATACCGAGTTCTATTAAGAATTGGCTAAATGTTACGAGCAT AAGGGTTCAGGGAAGTGGGTTGAGCGGGCCACTTCCTTCTGAAATCGGACTTTTGACCAAATTAACTAAGCT AATAATCAGTGACTTGAATGGAGCTTCATCACCCTTTCCACCTCTTGCGAATTTGTACAATATGGAATATCT AATATTAAGAAGTTGCAATATCATGGATGTGCTGCCCAGCTACTTAGATGTGATGGGAAACCTTACAATTTT AGACCTCAACTTTAACAAAATAAGTGGGCAGATTCCTTCATACTTTTATTCGCTTGCAAGAGTAGAGAACAT ATTTTTAAACGGAAACTTGCTAAATGGTTCAGTGCCTGAATGGATGCTGGAAACAGGGAACAACAT TGATCTCTCTTACAATAAATTTGAAGCACTATTATCTAATGGCTGTCAATCACGACTTAC tAACCTTGTTTCTTGTCTCGCAGACCACAAACCTTGTTCTAACT ACTCGTATAGTCTCCATATAAATTGTGGTGGGAAAGAAGTAACCATCAGTGGTACTACGTTCGAAGGAGATGTAGATCCAGGCGAGCCATCGGTGTTTTTGTCAAGTAAAACAAATTGGGGATTCAGCAATACTGGTCTATTTTTGTATGATACTGGCGTTTCGGTTGACTATATTGAATTGAATCATTCACTGAATTTTCCTACACCATATTCCGAACTATATGAAAGCGCTCGAGTTTCTCCAATATCCCTTACATATTATGCATATTGTTTGGGGAATGGGAACTACAGAATCAGCCTTCATTTTTCGGAAATTGTATTAACAAATGATACAAAATTGGGTGGCCATGGAAGACGtgtttttaatatttacatCCAG GTAACATTGCAGGGGAAGCTAGTGGTGAAGGATTTTAATATTGTAGATGCTGCAGGTGGTATCCTCAAACCTGTCATCAAAAGGATTCCTGTTGCTGTTACTAGTAACACCGTAGAGATTCGATTTTATTGGGCCGGAAAGGGGACATTTCTCACCATTGAGAATAATACAGGGTATGGCCCTCTGATATCAGCCATTTCGATTGAACCTG GTGATGGTTTTGGCCCATTGGCCTTACCTAGTTTCTATATAAGATTATTGCTAGAGTGCTCTTTGAAAGCTTGA
- the LOC103501832 gene encoding probable leucine-rich repeat receptor-like serine/threonine-protein kinase At3g14840 isoform X4 — translation MISLGTILVAKYLEGFTKLKELYHFSLSCIMNLEANHLSGRLPSTLGYLVNLEIFVINDNNFEGQIPSSIKNWLNVTSIRVQGSGLSGPLPSEIGLLTKLTKLIISDLNGASSPFPPLANLYNMEYLILRSCNIMDVLPSYLDVMGNLTILDLNFNKISGQIPSYFYSLARVENIFLNGNLLNGSVPEWMLETGNNIDLSYNKFEALLSNGCQSRLTIPIFKLCNRQEFVSFWFLQYHKPCSNYSYSLHINCGGKEVTISGTTFEGDVDPGEPSVFLSSKTNWGFSNTGLFLYDTGVSVDYIELNHSLNFPTPYSELYESARVSPISLTYYAYCLGNGNYRISLHFSEIVLTNDTKLGGHGRRVFNIYIQVTLQGKLVVKDFNIVDAAGGILKPVIKRIPVAVTSNTVEIRFYWAGKGTFLTIENNTGYGPLISAISIEPEFETN, via the exons A TGATCTCTCTTGGAACTATCTTAGTGGCGAAATACCTCGAGGGCTTCACCAAACTTAAAGAACTGTATCATTTCTCACTATCTTGCATTAT GAACTTAGAAGCCAATCATCTATCAGGGAGGTTACCTTCAACACTTGGATATCTGGTCAACCTAGAAATATT CGTAATCAATGACAATAACTTTGAAGGGCAAATACCGAGTTCTATTAAGAATTGGCTAAATGTTACGAGCAT AAGGGTTCAGGGAAGTGGGTTGAGCGGGCCACTTCCTTCTGAAATCGGACTTTTGACCAAATTAACTAAGCT AATAATCAGTGACTTGAATGGAGCTTCATCACCCTTTCCACCTCTTGCGAATTTGTACAATATGGAATATCT AATATTAAGAAGTTGCAATATCATGGATGTGCTGCCCAGCTACTTAGATGTGATGGGAAACCTTACAATTTT AGACCTCAACTTTAACAAAATAAGTGGGCAGATTCCTTCATACTTTTATTCGCTTGCAAGAGTAGAGAACAT ATTTTTAAACGGAAACTTGCTAAATGGTTCAGTGCCTGAATGGATGCTGGAAACAGGGAACAACAT TGATCTCTCTTACAATAAATTTGAAGCACTATTATCTAATGGCTGTCAATCACGACTTAC AATACCTATTTTCAAGCTCTGCAACAGACAAGAATTCGTAAGTTTTTGGTTTCTTCAGT ACCACAAACCTTGTTCTAACT ACTCGTATAGTCTCCATATAAATTGTGGTGGGAAAGAAGTAACCATCAGTGGTACTACGTTCGAAGGAGATGTAGATCCAGGCGAGCCATCGGTGTTTTTGTCAAGTAAAACAAATTGGGGATTCAGCAATACTGGTCTATTTTTGTATGATACTGGCGTTTCGGTTGACTATATTGAATTGAATCATTCACTGAATTTTCCTACACCATATTCCGAACTATATGAAAGCGCTCGAGTTTCTCCAATATCCCTTACATATTATGCATATTGTTTGGGGAATGGGAACTACAGAATCAGCCTTCATTTTTCGGAAATTGTATTAACAAATGATACAAAATTGGGTGGCCATGGAAGACGtgtttttaatatttacatCCAG GTAACATTGCAGGGGAAGCTAGTGGTGAAGGATTTTAATATTGTAGATGCTGCAGGTGGTATCCTCAAACCTGTCATCAAAAGGATTCCTGTTGCTGTTACTAGTAACACCGTAGAGATTCGATTTTATTGGGCCGGAAAGGGGACATTTCTCACCATTGAGAATAATACAGGGTATGGCCCTCTGATATCAGCCATTTCGATTGAACCTG AGTTTGAAACAAACTGA
- the LOC103501832 gene encoding probable leucine-rich repeat receptor-like serine/threonine-protein kinase At3g14840 isoform X6, translated as MISLGTILVAKYLEGFTKLKELYHFSLSCIMNLEANHLSGRLPSTLGYLVNLEIFVINDNNFEGQIPSSIKNWLNVTSIRVQGSGLSGPLPSEIGLLTKLTKLIISDLNGASSPFPPLANLYNMEYLILRSCNIMDVLPSYLDVMGNLTILDLNFNKISGQIPSYFYSLARVENIFLNGNLLNGSVPEWMLETGNNINLVSCLADHKPCSNYSYSLHINCGGKEVTISGTTFEGDVDPGEPSVFLSSKTNWGFSNTGLFLYDTGVSVDYIELNHSLNFPTPYSELYESARVSPISLTYYAYCLGNGNYRISLHFSEIVLTNDTKLGGHGRRVFNIYIQVTLQGKLVVKDFNIVDAAGGILKPVIKRIPVAVTSNTVEIRFYWAGKGTFLTIENNTGYGPLISAISIEPGDGFGPLALPSFYIRLLLECSLKA; from the exons A TGATCTCTCTTGGAACTATCTTAGTGGCGAAATACCTCGAGGGCTTCACCAAACTTAAAGAACTGTATCATTTCTCACTATCTTGCATTAT GAACTTAGAAGCCAATCATCTATCAGGGAGGTTACCTTCAACACTTGGATATCTGGTCAACCTAGAAATATT CGTAATCAATGACAATAACTTTGAAGGGCAAATACCGAGTTCTATTAAGAATTGGCTAAATGTTACGAGCAT AAGGGTTCAGGGAAGTGGGTTGAGCGGGCCACTTCCTTCTGAAATCGGACTTTTGACCAAATTAACTAAGCT AATAATCAGTGACTTGAATGGAGCTTCATCACCCTTTCCACCTCTTGCGAATTTGTACAATATGGAATATCT AATATTAAGAAGTTGCAATATCATGGATGTGCTGCCCAGCTACTTAGATGTGATGGGAAACCTTACAATTTT AGACCTCAACTTTAACAAAATAAGTGGGCAGATTCCTTCATACTTTTATTCGCTTGCAAGAGTAGAGAACAT ATTTTTAAACGGAAACTTGCTAAATGGTTCAGTGCCTGAATGGATGCTGGAAACAGGGAACAACAT tAACCTTGTTTCTTGTCTCGCAGACCACAAACCTTGTTCTAACT ACTCGTATAGTCTCCATATAAATTGTGGTGGGAAAGAAGTAACCATCAGTGGTACTACGTTCGAAGGAGATGTAGATCCAGGCGAGCCATCGGTGTTTTTGTCAAGTAAAACAAATTGGGGATTCAGCAATACTGGTCTATTTTTGTATGATACTGGCGTTTCGGTTGACTATATTGAATTGAATCATTCACTGAATTTTCCTACACCATATTCCGAACTATATGAAAGCGCTCGAGTTTCTCCAATATCCCTTACATATTATGCATATTGTTTGGGGAATGGGAACTACAGAATCAGCCTTCATTTTTCGGAAATTGTATTAACAAATGATACAAAATTGGGTGGCCATGGAAGACGtgtttttaatatttacatCCAG GTAACATTGCAGGGGAAGCTAGTGGTGAAGGATTTTAATATTGTAGATGCTGCAGGTGGTATCCTCAAACCTGTCATCAAAAGGATTCCTGTTGCTGTTACTAGTAACACCGTAGAGATTCGATTTTATTGGGCCGGAAAGGGGACATTTCTCACCATTGAGAATAATACAGGGTATGGCCCTCTGATATCAGCCATTTCGATTGAACCTG GTGATGGTTTTGGCCCATTGGCCTTACCTAGTTTCTATATAAGATTATTGCTAGAGTGCTCTTTGAAAGCTTGA
- the LOC103501832 gene encoding probable LRR receptor-like serine/threonine-protein kinase At1g07650 isoform X7 — protein sequence MISLGTILVAKYLEGFTKLKELYHFSLSCIMNLEANHLSGRLPSTLGYLVNLEIFVINDNNFEGQIPSSIKNWLNVTSIRVQGSGLSGPLPSEIGLLTKLTKLIISDLNGASSPFPPLANLYNMEYLILRSCNIMDVLPSYLDVMGNLTILDLNFNKISGQIPSYFYSLARVENIFLNGNLLNGSVPEWMLETGNNIDLSYNKFEALLSNGCQSRLTIPIFKLCNRQEFVSFWFLQYHKPCSNYSYSLHINCGGKEVTISGTTFEGDVDPGEPSVFLSSKTNWGFSNTGLFLYDTGVSVDYIELNHSLNFPTPYSELYESARVSPISLTYYAYCLGNGNYRISLHFSEIVLTNDTKLGGHGRRVFNIYIQVVSSNLSSKGFLLLLLVTP from the exons A TGATCTCTCTTGGAACTATCTTAGTGGCGAAATACCTCGAGGGCTTCACCAAACTTAAAGAACTGTATCATTTCTCACTATCTTGCATTAT GAACTTAGAAGCCAATCATCTATCAGGGAGGTTACCTTCAACACTTGGATATCTGGTCAACCTAGAAATATT CGTAATCAATGACAATAACTTTGAAGGGCAAATACCGAGTTCTATTAAGAATTGGCTAAATGTTACGAGCAT AAGGGTTCAGGGAAGTGGGTTGAGCGGGCCACTTCCTTCTGAAATCGGACTTTTGACCAAATTAACTAAGCT AATAATCAGTGACTTGAATGGAGCTTCATCACCCTTTCCACCTCTTGCGAATTTGTACAATATGGAATATCT AATATTAAGAAGTTGCAATATCATGGATGTGCTGCCCAGCTACTTAGATGTGATGGGAAACCTTACAATTTT AGACCTCAACTTTAACAAAATAAGTGGGCAGATTCCTTCATACTTTTATTCGCTTGCAAGAGTAGAGAACAT ATTTTTAAACGGAAACTTGCTAAATGGTTCAGTGCCTGAATGGATGCTGGAAACAGGGAACAACAT TGATCTCTCTTACAATAAATTTGAAGCACTATTATCTAATGGCTGTCAATCACGACTTAC AATACCTATTTTCAAGCTCTGCAACAGACAAGAATTCGTAAGTTTTTGGTTTCTTCAGT ACCACAAACCTTGTTCTAACT ACTCGTATAGTCTCCATATAAATTGTGGTGGGAAAGAAGTAACCATCAGTGGTACTACGTTCGAAGGAGATGTAGATCCAGGCGAGCCATCGGTGTTTTTGTCAAGTAAAACAAATTGGGGATTCAGCAATACTGGTCTATTTTTGTATGATACTGGCGTTTCGGTTGACTATATTGAATTGAATCATTCACTGAATTTTCCTACACCATATTCCGAACTATATGAAAGCGCTCGAGTTTCTCCAATATCCCTTACATATTATGCATATTGTTTGGGGAATGGGAACTACAGAATCAGCCTTCATTTTTCGGAAATTGTATTAACAAATGATACAAAATTGGGTGGCCATGGAAGACGtgtttttaatatttacatCCAG GTGGTATCCTCAAACCTGTCATCAAAAGGATTCCTGTTGCTGTTACTAGTAACACCGTAG